One genomic region from Buteo buteo chromosome 12, bButBut1.hap1.1, whole genome shotgun sequence encodes:
- the MOB1A gene encoding MOB kinase activator 1A, with protein sequence MSFLFGSRSSKTFKPKKNIPEGSHQYELLKHAEATLGSGNLRQAVMLPEGEDLNEWIAVNTVDFFNQINMLYGTITEFCTEASCPVMSAGPRYEYHWADGTNIKKPIKCSAPKYIDYLMTWVQDQLDDETLFPSKIGVPFPKNFMSVAKTILKRLFRVYAHIYHQHFDSVMRLQEEAHLNTSFKHFIFFVQEFNLIDRRELAPLQELIEKLGSKDR encoded by the exons ATGAGCTTCCTCTT TGGGAGTCGATCTTCGAAAACATTCAAACCCAAGAAGAACATTCCCGAAGGCTCCCATCAGTATGAACTCTTGAAACATGCGGAAGCGACTCTGGGGAGCGGTAACCTTAGACAAGCGGTTATGTTGCCGGAGGGAGAGGACCTTAACGAGTGGATCGCAGTTAACA CGGTGGATTTTTTCAACCAAATCAACATGCTCTATGGGACCATTACGGAGTTCTGCACGGAGGCGAGCTGTCCGGTCATGTCTGCAGGACCGAG gTATGAGTACCACTGGGCGGACGGCACCAACATAAAGAAGCCGATCAAGTGTTCGGCTCCGAAGTACATTGATTACTTGATGACGTGGGTCCAGGACCAGCTGGATGATGAAACGCTCTTCCCTTCAAAGATCG GCGTCCCTTTTCCCAAGAACTTCATGTCGGTGGCCAAGACGATCCTGAAGCGGCTGTTCCGCGTGTACGCTCACATCTACCACCAGCACTTCGATTCCGTCATGCGGCTGCAGGAGGAAGCCCACCTCAACACCTCCTTCAAGCACTTTATCTTCTTTGTGCAG GAATTCAACTTGATCGACAGGCGGGAGTTGGCTCCTCTGCAGGAACTGATTGAGAAGCTGGGCTCCAAGGACAGATAA
- the BOLA3 gene encoding bolA-like protein 3 encodes MAAAAGLLCRGPLFLRRGTWRSFTSQTEGEARVTRVLREKFPRASAIKVVDISGGCGAMYEIHIESEDFKEKRTVQQHQMVNQALSEEIKSMHGLRIFTSTPKP; translated from the exons AtggccgccgcggcggggctgcTGTGCCGCGGGCCG ctcttccTGCGCCGCGGCACCTGGCGAAGCTTCACCTCGCAGACGGAGGGGGAGGCCCGAGTGACCCGGGTCCTGCGGGAGAAGTTTCCCCGGGCTTCTGCCATCAAAGTCGTGGATATATCAG gcGGCTGCGGTGCCATGTACGAAATTCACATCGAGTCGGAGGACTTCAAGGAGAAGCGGACGGTGCAGCAGCACCAGATGGTCAACCAG GCACTGAGTGAGGAGATCAAGAGCATGCATGGACTGCGCATCTTCACCTCCACCCCCAAACCTTGA